Proteins encoded in a region of the Salvelinus fontinalis isolate EN_2023a chromosome 17, ASM2944872v1, whole genome shotgun sequence genome:
- the LOC129814224 gene encoding uncharacterized protein LOC129814224 isoform X2 codes for MRLPLTFILFFILFFKLSWGLPIDTVILFQRSGVVGEMETVEQVLVNGAPLSSCGKYVSGILRAVLLGNYSESFQQAFEIEENVTNTMTKNPTYQYLRVRECKLNGFRVVHLTDQLLVNGNDFLTLDQSTDTWTAEVPQALSLKQLWDWDTERTRRERMQLHESCTELMELTQSEPTTNGGLAFVAVVIASFLISQQDPKVSGHPGGVLGSIVHYPQNVTETPQAPQSGKDNQVL; via the exons ATGCGACTTCCACTTACATTCATTCTGTTTTTCATTCTGTTTTTCAAGTTAAGTTGGGGTCTTCCAATTG ACACGGTCATTCTGTTCCAGCGGTCGGGAGTGGTCGGCGAGATGGAGACCGTCGAGCAGGTCTTGGTCAACGGAGCACCTCTCTCCAGCTGCGGGAAATACGTCAGTGGCATTCTCCGTGCTGTATTGCTGGGCAACTACAGCGAGTCTTTTCAACAGGCGTTCGAGATAGAAGAAAATGTCACCAACACCATGACAA AAAATCCTACTTACCAGTACCTGCGTGTGCGTGAATGCAAACTGAATGGATTTCGAGTGGTGCATTTGACCGACCAGCTCCTTGTAAACGGGAATGACTTCCTGACTCTGGACCAATCCACAGACACCTGGACAGCTGAGGTACCACAGGCCCTCTCACTAAAACAGCTTTGGGACTGGGACACTGAGCGCACGAGGAGGGAGAGGATGCAACTCCATGAGAGCTGTACCGAACTGATGGAGCTCACACAATCCGAGCCCACCACCAATGGAG GCCTGGCCTTTGTTGCTGTGGTTATTGCAAGCTTCCTCATCTCTCAACAAG ATCCCAAAGTTTCCGGACACCCTGGAG GTGTACTTGGCTCCATTGTCCACTACCCTCAGAATGTCACAGAAACACCTCAGGCCCCTCAATCAGGAAAAGATAACCAGGTCCTCTAA
- the LOC129814224 gene encoding uncharacterized protein LOC129814224 isoform X1 yields the protein MRLPLTFILFFILFFKLSWGLPIDTVILFQRSGVVGEMETVEQVLVNGAPLSSCGKYVSGILRAVLLGNYSESFQQAFEIEENVTNTMTKNPTYQYLRVRECKLNGFRVVHLTDQLLVNGNDFLTLDQSTDTWTAEVPQALSLKQLWDWDTERTRRERMQLHESCTELMELTQSEPTTNGGMSLLTVLAPLFAGLAFVAVVIASFLISQQDPKVSGHPGGVLGSIVHYPQNVTETPQAPQSGKDNQVL from the exons ATGCGACTTCCACTTACATTCATTCTGTTTTTCATTCTGTTTTTCAAGTTAAGTTGGGGTCTTCCAATTG ACACGGTCATTCTGTTCCAGCGGTCGGGAGTGGTCGGCGAGATGGAGACCGTCGAGCAGGTCTTGGTCAACGGAGCACCTCTCTCCAGCTGCGGGAAATACGTCAGTGGCATTCTCCGTGCTGTATTGCTGGGCAACTACAGCGAGTCTTTTCAACAGGCGTTCGAGATAGAAGAAAATGTCACCAACACCATGACAA AAAATCCTACTTACCAGTACCTGCGTGTGCGTGAATGCAAACTGAATGGATTTCGAGTGGTGCATTTGACCGACCAGCTCCTTGTAAACGGGAATGACTTCCTGACTCTGGACCAATCCACAGACACCTGGACAGCTGAGGTACCACAGGCCCTCTCACTAAAACAGCTTTGGGACTGGGACACTGAGCGCACGAGGAGGGAGAGGATGCAACTCCATGAGAGCTGTACCGAACTGATGGAGCTCACACAATCCGAGCCCACCACCAATGGAG GGATGTCCCTGCTGACTGTCCTGGCTCCACTGTTTGCAGGCCTGGCCTTTGTTGCTGTGGTTATTGCAAGCTTCCTCATCTCTCAACAAG ATCCCAAAGTTTCCGGACACCCTGGAG GTGTACTTGGCTCCATTGTCCACTACCCTCAGAATGTCACAGAAACACCTCAGGCCCCTCAATCAGGAAAAGATAACCAGGTCCTCTAA